The following are encoded together in the Pedobacter sp. D749 genome:
- a CDS encoding MATE family efflux transporter: MSQSTKAQGKLSSFFDILIQSLKGHEVDLTSISIKRAIILLAIPMMLEMAMESVFALVDLYFVGHLENSSHAIQTVGLTESVLTIIYSLAIGLSMAATAVVARRIGEKNPEAASKAGMQTIVIAVFVNIIISILGLIYAGDILLLMGASAETAEQGIAFVRIMMGGSIIIVLLFLINGIFRGAGNAAIAMRSLWIANIANIILCPIFINGFGPVPAFGLTGAAIATTIGRGLGVSYQVYNLFSGKNALKIRISHFIPDFTQIKAIVKIAAPAIFQFVIASCSWVFLAELVATTGGDTGSAGYQTALRLMMFFMLPAWGLSNAAATLVGQNLGAGHIDRAEKSVFQTLKYILIFMAVVSVLFLTCGHLFAAFFTSDEKVIAIAGKALKIMSLGFVIYGAAMVFSSAFNGAGDTWTPTKINVFAFWLFQIPLAYFLAKYLEMGPTGVFIAIPTAEAGIAVAAYFLFKKGKWKKTMV; encoded by the coding sequence ATGTCACAGTCTACAAAGGCGCAGGGCAAACTATCGTCATTTTTCGATATTCTAATCCAGTCTTTAAAAGGTCACGAAGTTGACCTCACTTCCATTAGTATAAAACGCGCCATTATTTTATTGGCCATTCCCATGATGTTGGAAATGGCTATGGAATCGGTTTTTGCTTTGGTTGATTTATATTTTGTTGGCCACCTGGAAAATAGTAGTCATGCTATACAGACCGTTGGTTTAACGGAATCGGTTTTAACCATTATTTATTCATTAGCCATTGGCTTAAGTATGGCTGCAACTGCTGTGGTTGCACGTAGAATTGGCGAAAAAAATCCAGAAGCGGCATCAAAGGCTGGAATGCAAACCATTGTGATAGCTGTTTTCGTAAACATAATAATCAGTATCCTGGGGTTAATTTACGCTGGTGATATTCTATTGCTCATGGGGGCTTCAGCTGAAACTGCTGAGCAAGGTATCGCATTCGTCCGCATTATGATGGGCGGAAGTATCATAATTGTACTTCTATTCTTGATTAATGGAATTTTTAGAGGTGCTGGTAACGCGGCAATCGCAATGCGAAGTTTATGGATCGCCAATATTGCCAACATCATCCTCTGCCCTATTTTTATTAACGGTTTTGGACCTGTGCCTGCATTTGGTTTAACAGGCGCTGCAATTGCAACCACAATTGGTCGTGGTTTGGGTGTTAGCTACCAGGTGTACAATTTATTTAGCGGTAAAAATGCGCTTAAGATACGCATCAGCCATTTTATTCCAGATTTTACGCAGATTAAAGCAATTGTTAAGATTGCCGCTCCCGCCATCTTTCAGTTTGTAATTGCAAGCTGCAGCTGGGTGTTTTTAGCAGAACTGGTTGCCACTACTGGTGGTGATACGGGATCGGCAGGTTACCAAACAGCACTACGACTCATGATGTTTTTTATGTTACCAGCCTGGGGCTTAAGCAATGCAGCCGCGACTTTGGTTGGTCAAAATTTGGGTGCTGGCCACATAGATCGTGCTGAAAAGTCCGTTTTCCAAACCTTAAAATATATTTTGATTTTTATGGCGGTAGTAAGTGTACTCTTTCTTACTTGTGGGCATTTGTTCGCTGCATTTTTCACTTCAGATGAAAAGGTGATAGCTATTGCGGGTAAGGCCCTTAAAATTATGAGCCTCGGTTTTGTGATTTATGGAGCGGCAATGGTATTTAGCAGCGCATTTAATGGTGCTGGCGATACCTGGACGCCTACAAAAATTAATGTTTTTGCATTTTGGCTGTTCCAGATTCCTTTGGCTTACTTCTTAGCGAAATATTTAGAAATGGGTCCAACCGGAGTTTTTATTGCTATACCAACGGCAGAAGCTGGAATTGCTGTAGCTGCTTACTTCTTATTTAAAAAAGGTAAATGGAAGAAAACGATGGTTTAA
- the lepA gene encoding translation elongation factor 4, whose protein sequence is MKHIRNFCIIAHIDHGKSTLADRLLEYTATISQREAQAQLLDNMDLERERGITIKSHAIQMNYKVGDIEYNFNLIDTPGHVDFSYEVSRSIAACEGALLIVDASQGIQAQTISNLYLALEHDLEIIPILNKMDLPGAMPEEVKDQIIDLIGCKREDIIPASGKTGLGIPDIIQAIVDRVPAPVGDPEAPLQALIFDSVFNSFRGIIAYYKVVNGEIKKGDKVKFINTGKEYLADEVGILKLDMAPRSVVKTGDVGYIISGIKEAREVKVGDTITTVARPSLDAIQGFEEVKPMVFAGIYPVDTDEFEELREAMHKLQLNDASIVFEPESSAALGFGFRCGFLGMLHMEIIQERLEREFDMTVITTVPNVSYIAHTTKGDEFIVNNPSDLPDPSKLDSVEEPYIKANIITKSDFVGPIMSLCIQKRGSIINQSYLTSDRVELVFEMPMAEIVFDFYDRLKTLSKGYASFDYHQIGYRKSDLVRLDLLLNDEPVDALSSLIHRSNAYDFGKKICEKLRELIPRQQFEIKIQASIGAKVIARETLSALRKDVTAKCYGGDISRKRKLLEKQKKGKKRMRQVGNVEIPQTAFMAVLKLD, encoded by the coding sequence ATGAAGCATATACGTAATTTTTGCATTATTGCACATATTGACCATGGTAAGAGCACCCTGGCTGATAGGTTATTAGAATATACAGCGACGATTTCGCAGCGTGAGGCGCAGGCGCAATTGCTCGACAACATGGATTTAGAGCGTGAGAGAGGCATAACGATTAAAAGTCATGCCATACAAATGAACTATAAGGTTGGTGATATTGAGTACAATTTTAACCTGATTGATACGCCAGGACACGTAGATTTCTCGTACGAGGTTTCTCGCTCTATTGCAGCCTGTGAAGGGGCATTATTGATTGTAGATGCTTCGCAAGGAATTCAGGCCCAGACTATTTCCAATTTATATCTGGCTTTAGAGCACGACCTTGAAATTATTCCGATTTTAAATAAAATGGATTTGCCTGGGGCTATGCCTGAGGAAGTTAAAGACCAGATTATTGATTTAATTGGCTGTAAACGTGAAGATATTATTCCTGCGTCTGGTAAAACAGGTTTAGGGATTCCTGATATAATTCAGGCCATCGTAGACCGCGTTCCTGCTCCTGTTGGAGATCCGGAAGCACCTTTGCAAGCGTTGATTTTCGACTCTGTTTTTAACTCATTCAGAGGGATTATCGCTTATTACAAAGTGGTAAATGGCGAGATTAAAAAAGGTGATAAAGTAAAATTTATCAATACAGGCAAAGAATATCTGGCTGATGAGGTTGGTATTTTGAAACTGGATATGGCGCCACGTAGTGTAGTTAAAACTGGCGATGTGGGTTACATTATTTCCGGTATTAAAGAAGCCAGAGAGGTAAAAGTTGGTGATACGATTACAACTGTGGCCAGACCGTCGTTAGATGCCATTCAGGGTTTCGAAGAGGTTAAGCCAATGGTTTTTGCTGGTATTTACCCTGTAGATACTGATGAGTTTGAAGAACTGCGTGAGGCGATGCATAAGTTGCAGCTGAACGACGCTTCTATTGTTTTCGAGCCGGAAAGTTCTGCGGCACTTGGTTTTGGTTTCCGTTGCGGTTTCTTAGGAATGCTGCACATGGAGATTATCCAGGAGCGTTTAGAGCGTGAGTTCGATATGACGGTAATTACAACGGTTCCCAACGTATCGTACATTGCACACACGACAAAAGGTGACGAGTTTATCGTAAATAATCCATCTGATTTGCCAGATCCAAGTAAACTGGATTCGGTTGAAGAACCTTACATCAAAGCAAACATTATTACCAAGTCTGATTTTGTTGGTCCGATAATGTCGCTTTGTATCCAAAAACGAGGATCGATTATTAATCAATCCTATCTAACTTCAGACAGGGTTGAGTTGGTTTTCGAAATGCCAATGGCCGAGATCGTATTCGATTTCTATGACAGGTTAAAAACACTTTCTAAAGGATACGCTTCGTTTGATTATCACCAAATCGGTTACCGTAAATCTGATTTAGTGCGATTGGATTTATTGTTAAACGATGAACCTGTTGATGCTTTATCTTCATTAATCCATAGAAGCAACGCTTACGATTTCGGAAAGAAAATTTGCGAGAAATTAAGAGAATTAATCCCTCGTCAACAATTCGAGATTAAAATACAGGCTTCAATTGGAGCTAAAGTTATTGCCCGCGAAACGCTTAGTGCTTTACGTAAAGATGTAACGGCTAAATGTTATGGTGGTGATATTTCCCGTAAACGTAAGTTATTGGAAAAACAGAAAAAAGGTAAAAAACGTATGCGTCAGGTGGGTAACGTAGAAATTCCACAGACAGCATTTATGGCAGTTTTGAAATTGGATTAA